One genomic segment of Streptomyces sp. RKND-216 includes these proteins:
- a CDS encoding FAD/NAD(P)-binding protein, with protein sequence MEVSPVRPVVVIVGAGAAGALVALHACDAAVRAGQPLDLMLVDPAPEAGRGTAYGSRDPRHLLNTPVGAMSCRPDDPGHFRRWLCRHDEQVEDGDFVSRYRFGSYLGDTLGRAVIGARETVRVRRLRAEAVRCDWPDPAGRATLLLADGRLLHADRVVLATGPAEGGGWIPQELREAPGFLARPWETGALDAVAAGRDDVLLVGAGLTAVDLAMTLARPGRTVHAVSRTGLLPARHADVPLPPAPCPPGLTAERSPGRLRAAVARHLAGQRRESGDWRPAMDGLRPVVSRVWQGLREAEKAELMAHGMTRWNTLRHRMPPATARAVQQLEATGGLRRHSGRISSVRPLGTGRFATVLSDGTRLATGWVVDCTGPGSETDAAPGSLWRSLLDSGLAVPGPLGLGVATAEGRLLDEHGTASRALHTLGAPRRGELWETTAIPEIRVQAAALADALMRAYR encoded by the coding sequence GTGGAGGTCTCACCGGTGCGGCCCGTCGTGGTGATCGTCGGCGCGGGAGCGGCGGGCGCGCTTGTCGCGCTGCACGCGTGCGACGCCGCGGTGCGCGCCGGACAGCCGCTCGACCTGATGCTGGTCGATCCCGCACCGGAGGCGGGCCGCGGCACGGCGTACGGCAGCCGCGATCCGCGTCATCTACTCAACACGCCGGTAGGCGCGATGAGTTGCCGTCCCGATGATCCGGGGCACTTTCGGCGCTGGCTGTGCCGGCACGACGAGCAGGTCGAAGACGGGGACTTCGTCTCCCGCTACCGGTTCGGCTCCTACCTGGGCGACACGCTGGGCCGTGCGGTGATCGGTGCGCGGGAGACCGTGCGCGTACGACGCCTGCGGGCGGAGGCGGTGCGGTGCGACTGGCCGGACCCCGCCGGGAGAGCCACTCTGCTGTTGGCCGACGGTCGCCTGCTCCATGCCGACCGGGTGGTGCTGGCGACCGGACCGGCCGAGGGCGGCGGCTGGATTCCCCAGGAACTCCGGGAGGCGCCTGGATTCCTGGCCCGGCCGTGGGAGACCGGCGCGCTGGATGCCGTCGCGGCGGGCCGCGACGACGTGCTGCTGGTCGGCGCGGGCCTGACCGCCGTCGACCTCGCGATGACGCTCGCACGTCCCGGCCGCACGGTGCACGCCGTCTCCCGCACCGGTCTGCTGCCCGCCCGGCACGCGGACGTGCCGCTGCCGCCCGCCCCCTGCCCACCCGGGCTGACGGCGGAACGCTCCCCGGGACGGCTGCGCGCCGCCGTGGCCCGTCATCTCGCCGGTCAGCGGCGGGAGTCGGGCGACTGGCGCCCGGCCATGGACGGTCTGCGGCCGGTGGTCTCGCGGGTCTGGCAGGGCCTCCGCGAAGCGGAGAAGGCGGAGCTGATGGCGCACGGCATGACCCGTTGGAACACCCTCCGGCACCGCATGCCCCCGGCGACCGCGCGCGCCGTGCAACAGCTGGAGGCCACCGGCGGGTTGCGGCGGCACTCCGGACGGATCTCCTCGGTACGCCCGCTGGGGACCGGCAGGTTCGCCACCGTCCTGAGTGACGGCACCCGGCTGGCGACCGGCTGGGTGGTGGACTGCACCGGTCCGGGTTCGGAGACGGACGCGGCGCCGGGATCGCTGTGGCGCTCCCTGCTGGACTCCGGGCTGGCCGTGCCCGGGCCGCTCGGCCTCGGCGTGGCGACCGCGGAGGGACGGCTGCTGGACGAGCACGGCACGGCGTCGCGCGCACTCCACACCCTCGGAGCACCCAGGCGCGGCGAGTTGTGGGAGACCACCGCCATCCCGGAGATTCGCGTGCAGGCCGCCGCCCTCGCCGACGCGCTGATGAGGGCGTACCGGTAG
- a CDS encoding L-threonylcarbamoyladenylate synthase — MAKYYDVHPENPQPRSIGQVVEAVRSDALVAYPTDSCYALGCRLGSADGIARIRSIRNLDDRHHFTLVCRDFAQLGQFVHIDNDVFRAIKGATPGSYTFILPATKEVPRRLLHPKKKTVGVRIPDHVVAQALLAELGEPLLSSTLLLPDEEEPMTQGWEIKDRLDHVVDAVIDSGDCGTEPTTVIDFSGGDAEIVRHGAGSTERFE; from the coding sequence ATGGCGAAGTACTACGACGTGCACCCCGAGAACCCTCAGCCGCGCAGCATCGGCCAGGTCGTGGAGGCCGTCCGGTCCGATGCCCTCGTCGCGTATCCCACGGACTCCTGCTACGCGCTGGGCTGCCGGCTGGGCAGCGCCGACGGCATCGCCCGCATCCGGTCGATCCGGAATCTGGACGACCGCCACCACTTCACCCTGGTGTGCCGCGACTTCGCCCAGCTGGGCCAGTTCGTGCACATCGACAACGACGTCTTCCGTGCGATCAAGGGCGCGACCCCCGGCAGCTACACCTTCATCCTCCCCGCGACCAAGGAGGTGCCGCGCCGGCTGCTGCACCCGAAGAAGAAGACGGTCGGCGTGCGCATCCCCGACCACGTCGTCGCGCAGGCGCTGCTGGCCGAGCTCGGTGAGCCGCTGCTCTCCAGCACTCTGCTGCTCCCCGACGAGGAGGAGCCCATGACGCAGGGCTGGGAGATTAAGGACCGGCTCGACCACGTGGTGGACGCGGTGATCGACTCGGGCGACTGCGGCACCGAACCCACCACGGTCATCGACTTCTCCGGCGGGGACGCGGAGATCGTGCGCCACGGAGCGGGCTCCACCGAACGCTTCGAGTGA
- a CDS encoding small ribosomal subunit Rsm22 family protein — MQQASSPGTAESLRVALDALVDGLPPRRATSAVERLIGHYRGATPTHAPILRDRADVVAYAAYRMPATYEAVAAALRALAVRVPGWSPESHLDLGGGTGAAVWAADAVWGDGPPGGPTRGTTVLDWSEPALALGRDLAAQRGSAAPAAAEWRRQRLAGDAALPPADLVSVGYVLNELAEADRGAVIEAAARAARGAVLVVEPGTPDGYARMIEARGRLVAAGLTVLAPCPHSGRCPIVPGEDWCHFAARVSRSSLHRRVKGGTLPYEDEKFAYVAAVTPGLLAGGAGGPASARIVRKPQIRKGQVLLDLCTEGEGLCRTTVSKRHGADYRAARNADWGDAWPPPGPTG, encoded by the coding sequence GTGCAACAGGCCAGCTCACCGGGGACCGCGGAGTCGCTGAGGGTCGCACTCGACGCGCTCGTCGACGGGCTGCCGCCCCGGCGGGCGACATCGGCCGTGGAGCGTCTGATCGGCCACTACCGCGGCGCCACCCCCACCCACGCGCCCATCCTCCGCGACCGCGCGGACGTCGTGGCGTACGCCGCGTACCGGATGCCCGCCACGTACGAGGCCGTCGCGGCGGCGCTGCGGGCCCTGGCCGTACGCGTCCCCGGCTGGTCGCCGGAGTCACACCTGGACCTGGGCGGCGGTACCGGCGCGGCGGTGTGGGCCGCCGACGCCGTCTGGGGCGACGGCCCGCCGGGCGGCCCCACGCGTGGCACGACCGTGCTCGACTGGTCCGAACCCGCCCTCGCCCTGGGACGGGACCTCGCGGCGCAGCGCGGTTCCGCCGCGCCGGCCGCCGCCGAGTGGCGGCGGCAGCGGCTCGCCGGGGACGCCGCGCTGCCTCCGGCCGACCTGGTCAGCGTCGGCTATGTACTCAACGAACTGGCCGAGGCCGACCGCGGCGCCGTCATCGAGGCGGCCGCCCGGGCGGCCCGGGGAGCGGTCCTGGTCGTCGAACCGGGCACCCCCGACGGCTACGCCCGGATGATCGAAGCCCGCGGCCGGCTGGTGGCGGCCGGGCTGACCGTCCTGGCGCCCTGCCCGCACAGCGGGCGCTGCCCGATCGTGCCCGGCGAGGACTGGTGCCACTTCGCCGCTCGCGTCAGCCGCTCCTCGCTCCACCGCCGGGTCAAGGGCGGCACCCTTCCCTACGAGGACGAGAAGTTCGCCTACGTCGCGGCCGTGACCCCCGGGCTGCTCGCCGGGGGCGCAGGGGGCCCGGCTTCCGCCCGCATCGTGCGGAAGCCGCAGATCCGCAAGGGGCAGGTGCTGCTCGATCTGTGCACCGAGGGCGAGGGCTTGTGTCGGACGACGGTCAGCAAGCGGCATGGCGCGGACTACCGCGCCGCCCGCAACGCCGACTGGGGCGACGCCTGGCCCCCTCCCGGCCCGACCGGATAG
- a CDS encoding aromatic acid exporter family protein yields the protein MSHDRAAVGTRGAAPPDRLSRVRQWLTRASSAGSHERNTLLLVAKSTVAACVGWVIAHRLMHAQFPAFAPFSAVLMMQVTVYQSVSQALRYVGAVVVGVALQGVLGFVAGPDLATFALVAFIALVIGRWRPLGTQGGQVVTAAFFAFSAFLSAGSSGERLSLLGEIVLLVLVGCAVGVLVNVVLVPPLRYRSAEYGVRSLAHSLCDLLSDMFAALQENSLEEERTRQWRHRAGDLRSSVDQARSSVETAYESLFYNPRRLLPGRRMTADFSGYRAVIDGLERVAHQVASMTRSLDQWRESEGERGRGGHGRFVQVYGDFLSSAATIARLLSEVDEDRLQDQATKLCQAAGSAQDSRKRLADLGDREQLPAEDLHHPYGVLLLEADRLMVEFQHTCDVLQDAVDRHTATRAAP from the coding sequence GTGTCCCATGACCGAGCCGCTGTCGGCACCCGCGGGGCCGCGCCGCCCGACCGCCTGAGCCGCGTCCGCCAGTGGTTGACGCGCGCCTCGTCCGCAGGCAGCCACGAGCGCAACACCCTGCTGCTCGTGGCGAAGAGCACCGTCGCCGCGTGCGTGGGCTGGGTGATCGCCCACCGCCTGATGCACGCTCAGTTCCCCGCCTTCGCGCCGTTCTCCGCGGTGCTGATGATGCAGGTCACCGTCTACCAGTCCGTGTCCCAGGCGCTGCGCTATGTGGGAGCGGTGGTGGTCGGGGTCGCCCTGCAGGGGGTGCTGGGGTTCGTGGCGGGACCGGACCTGGCGACCTTCGCCCTCGTCGCGTTCATCGCCCTGGTGATCGGCCGCTGGCGGCCCCTCGGCACGCAGGGCGGGCAGGTCGTCACGGCCGCCTTCTTCGCCTTCTCCGCCTTCCTGTCCGCCGGCTCCAGTGGCGAGCGCCTGTCCCTGCTGGGCGAGATCGTTCTCCTGGTCCTGGTCGGGTGCGCCGTGGGTGTGCTGGTCAACGTGGTCCTGGTGCCGCCGCTGCGGTACCGCAGCGCGGAGTACGGGGTCCGCTCCCTTGCGCACAGCCTCTGCGACCTGCTGAGCGATATGTTCGCCGCGCTGCAGGAGAACAGCCTGGAGGAGGAGCGCACCCGCCAGTGGCGTCATCGGGCCGGCGACCTGCGCTCCAGCGTGGACCAGGCCAGGTCGTCCGTGGAGACCGCCTACGAGAGCCTCTTCTACAATCCGCGCCGCCTGCTGCCCGGCCGGCGGATGACAGCGGACTTCAGCGGTTACCGCGCGGTGATCGACGGCCTGGAGCGGGTGGCGCACCAGGTCGCCTCCATGACCCGCAGCCTCGACCAGTGGCGGGAGAGCGAAGGGGAGCGGGGCCGGGGGGGCCACGGCCGGTTCGTCCAGGTGTACGGGGACTTCCTGTCCTCCGCCGCGACGATCGCGCGGCTGCTGAGCGAGGTGGACGAGGACCGGCTGCAGGACCAGGCCACGAAGCTGTGCCAGGCCGCCGGATCGGCTCAGGACAGCAGGAAGCGGCTCGCCGACCTCGGCGACCGCGAGCAGCTGCCCGCGGAGGACCTGCACCACCCCTACGGCGTGCTCCTGCTGGAGGCGGACCGCCTGATGGTCGAGTTCCAGCACACCTGCGACGTGCTCCAGGACGCCGTGGACCGGCACACCGCGACCCGCGCCGCGCCGTGA
- the ddaH gene encoding dimethylargininase, producing MDHGLTSARRSREEQELFKARRYLMCPPEHFRVTYSINPWMDPGKPVDLPLAVAQWEDLRDRYRALGHTVEELTPDPDLPDMVYAANGATVVDGRVLGARFAHPERAPEAAAHAEWYREHGFADVREPEHINEGEGDFAVTASWLLAGRGFRSSPLSHGEVQEFFGRPVIGLDLVDPHFYHLDTALCVLDDGVDGEVMYYPDAFSRGSRAVLERLFPDALIASEADARAFGLNCVSDGHHVLVPQAATGLFEPLRERGYEPIGIDLGELLKGGGSVKCCTAELRPAD from the coding sequence GTGGACCATGGCCTCACCAGTGCACGGCGATCCCGTGAGGAGCAAGAGTTGTTCAAAGCGCGTCGCTACCTGATGTGCCCACCCGAGCACTTCCGCGTCACGTACTCCATCAACCCCTGGATGGACCCAGGGAAACCGGTGGACCTGCCGCTGGCCGTCGCCCAGTGGGAGGACCTGCGGGACCGCTACCGGGCCCTGGGCCACACGGTCGAGGAGCTGACCCCCGACCCCGACCTGCCGGACATGGTGTACGCCGCGAACGGCGCCACGGTCGTCGACGGCCGGGTGCTGGGGGCGCGCTTCGCGCACCCGGAGCGCGCGCCGGAGGCGGCGGCGCACGCCGAGTGGTACCGGGAACACGGCTTCGCGGACGTCCGCGAGCCGGAGCACATCAACGAGGGCGAGGGCGACTTCGCCGTCACCGCGTCCTGGCTGCTCGCCGGGCGCGGCTTCCGCAGCAGCCCGCTCTCGCACGGCGAGGTGCAGGAGTTCTTCGGCCGCCCGGTGATCGGGCTGGACCTGGTGGACCCGCACTTCTACCACCTGGACACCGCGCTGTGCGTGCTGGACGACGGTGTCGACGGGGAGGTCATGTACTACCCCGACGCGTTCTCGCGCGGCAGCCGAGCCGTTCTGGAACGGCTCTTCCCGGACGCGCTGATCGCGAGCGAGGCGGACGCCCGCGCGTTCGGCCTGAACTGCGTCAGCGACGGCCACCACGTGCTGGTCCCGCAGGCGGCGACCGGGCTGTTCGAGCCGCTGCGGGAGCGCGGCTACGAGCCGATCGGCATCGACCTCGGAGAGCTGCTGAAGGGCGGCGGCAGCGTCAAGTGCTGCACGGCGGAGCTGCGCCCGGCGGACTGA
- a CDS encoding bifunctional DNA primase/polymerase: MERESRFSQWLRRRARNGARSGPDAARARAELLLRAAEAGFPLAPAAHPSGYGCSCVRIGCPTPGRHPVSFAWQTQATTDPEQIERWAETQPQANFVTATGRTHDVLDVPVEAGRMALESLDEQGDDAAAGPVALSDGERMLFFTATRGTPDDEDEWWPCELDCHPETMDEHPGLRWHCRGSYVLVPPATLPGDRPYADVRWLRPPVPGEALPEPLTLLETLTDACAVHAGGRRDHEPAAPWPSR; the protein is encoded by the coding sequence ATGGAACGCGAGAGCAGGTTCTCCCAGTGGCTGCGACGGCGTGCCCGCAACGGGGCCCGCTCCGGTCCGGATGCCGCCCGCGCCCGTGCCGAACTGCTCCTGCGCGCCGCCGAGGCCGGGTTCCCGCTCGCTCCGGCGGCGCACCCGTCGGGGTACGGCTGTTCGTGTGTACGCATCGGCTGCCCCACGCCCGGCCGGCACCCCGTGTCGTTCGCCTGGCAGACGCAGGCGACCACCGACCCGGAGCAGATCGAACGCTGGGCGGAGACGCAGCCGCAGGCCAACTTCGTCACCGCCACCGGCCGTACCCATGACGTGCTGGACGTGCCGGTGGAGGCCGGCCGCATGGCGCTGGAGAGTCTCGACGAGCAGGGCGACGACGCCGCGGCCGGGCCGGTGGCGCTCTCCGACGGGGAGCGGATGCTGTTCTTCACCGCGACCCGCGGCACCCCGGACGACGAGGACGAGTGGTGGCCGTGCGAGCTGGACTGCCACCCGGAGACCATGGACGAGCATCCGGGCCTGCGCTGGCACTGCCGTGGCAGCTACGTCCTGGTGCCGCCCGCGACGCTGCCCGGCGACCGGCCGTACGCGGACGTGCGCTGGCTGCGGCCGCCGGTGCCGGGGGAGGCGCTGCCCGAGCCGCTGACGCTGCTGGAGACGCTCACCGACGCCTGCGCCGTGCACGCGGGTGGCCGTCGGGACCACGAACCGGCCGCGCCTTGGCCGTCCCGCTGA
- a CDS encoding sugar ABC transporter permease, with product MSRPGRTSKGWVEGYQTRIAGGELGFVPALIGLVVIWIVCQSLNSNFLSARNLSNLGVDIVGTGLIAAGIVFVLLVGEIDLSVGSVSGLGAALFAVLNVQQGFPEWLAFLSAALCGAAIGLVHGFFIAKVGVPAFVVTLAGLLAWNGLMLFVLGRSGTVNIDDEGMVAMLSSTYFEEVAAAYALAAVGTGLYFLGAWLDRRRRLTVGLPLRPLNEVLVRTGLLAAVAFAAAYVLNMFQGLPLALLILVVVLALMDFVVRRTGYGRRVLALGGGIEAARRVGVRVSTVRISVFVVSSTMASLGGLMLASRITSASQTSGSGTLLINAIAAAVIGGTSLYGGHGTPWSALLGMLVIQSVASGMALLGIQGSVQFMVTGGVLLAAVVVDSLSRRSQQVHGRA from the coding sequence GTGAGCAGGCCCGGCAGGACCTCCAAGGGCTGGGTCGAGGGCTACCAGACCCGGATCGCCGGGGGCGAACTCGGCTTCGTTCCCGCGCTGATCGGTCTGGTGGTCATCTGGATCGTCTGCCAGAGCCTCAACTCGAACTTCCTCTCCGCCCGCAACCTCTCCAACCTGGGCGTGGACATCGTCGGCACCGGGCTGATCGCGGCGGGCATCGTCTTCGTCCTGCTGGTCGGCGAGATCGACCTGTCGGTCGGTTCGGTCAGCGGCCTGGGCGCCGCGCTGTTCGCCGTGCTGAACGTGCAGCAGGGGTTCCCGGAGTGGCTGGCGTTCCTTTCGGCGGCTCTGTGCGGGGCGGCCATCGGCCTGGTGCACGGCTTCTTCATCGCCAAGGTGGGGGTGCCCGCCTTCGTGGTGACGCTGGCCGGGCTGCTCGCCTGGAACGGCCTGATGCTGTTCGTGCTGGGGCGCAGCGGCACCGTCAACATCGACGACGAGGGCATGGTCGCCATGCTCAGCAGCACCTACTTCGAGGAGGTGGCCGCCGCCTACGCGCTGGCCGCCGTCGGCACCGGGCTGTACTTCCTCGGCGCCTGGCTGGACCGCAGGCGGCGCCTCACCGTGGGACTGCCGCTGCGTCCGCTGAACGAGGTACTGGTCCGCACGGGCCTGCTGGCGGCGGTCGCGTTCGCAGCCGCGTACGTGCTCAACATGTTCCAGGGGCTGCCGCTCGCGCTGCTCATCCTGGTGGTGGTGCTCGCCCTGATGGACTTTGTGGTGCGCCGGACGGGCTACGGCAGGCGGGTGCTCGCGCTGGGCGGCGGCATCGAGGCGGCCCGCAGGGTGGGCGTGCGGGTGAGCACGGTCCGCATCTCGGTGTTCGTCGTGTCCTCGACCATGGCCTCGCTCGGCGGCCTGATGCTGGCCTCGCGCATCACCTCCGCGAGCCAGACCTCCGGCTCGGGCACGCTGCTGATCAACGCCATCGCCGCCGCCGTCATCGGCGGCACCAGCCTGTACGGCGGCCACGGCACGCCGTGGTCCGCGCTGCTCGGCATGCTCGTCATCCAGTCCGTGGCGTCCGGCATGGCGCTGCTCGGCATCCAGGGCTCGGTGCAGTTCATGGTGACCGGCGGGGTGCTGCTCGCCGCCGTCGTCGTCGACTCCCTCTCCCGCCGCTCGCAGCAGGTGCACGGCCGCGCCTGA
- a CDS encoding ATP-binding cassette domain-containing protein, with product MSPLPLLSLRGVSKQFAAVHALRDVVLEIEAGKVVALVGDNGAGKSTLVKVISGVGPADRGIVEWQGRAVHIRRPQDAQHLGIATVYQDLALCDNLDVVANLFLGREIRRFGILDEVEMERRARDLLDTLSIRIPDLRVPVASLSGGQRQTVAISRSFLGGPKLLLLDEPTAALGVQQTTQVLDLIDRLRDRGAGVLLVSHNMGDVKAVADEVAVLRLGRNNGLFDVTTASQEQIISAITGASGDAVTRDIRHPGEADW from the coding sequence GTGTCCCCCCTGCCGCTGCTGTCGCTGCGTGGCGTCTCCAAACAGTTCGCTGCCGTGCACGCCCTCCGGGACGTGGTGCTGGAGATCGAGGCGGGGAAGGTGGTGGCACTGGTCGGCGACAACGGCGCGGGCAAGTCGACCCTGGTGAAGGTGATCTCGGGAGTGGGGCCGGCCGACCGCGGGATCGTCGAGTGGCAGGGCCGGGCGGTGCACATCCGGCGCCCGCAGGACGCCCAGCACCTCGGCATCGCGACCGTCTACCAGGACCTGGCGCTGTGCGACAACCTGGACGTCGTCGCCAACCTCTTCCTCGGCCGGGAGATCCGGCGGTTCGGAATCCTGGACGAGGTGGAGATGGAGCGCCGCGCCCGGGACCTGCTGGACACCCTGTCCATCCGCATCCCCGACCTGCGCGTGCCGGTGGCGTCGCTGTCCGGCGGCCAGCGGCAGACGGTCGCCATCTCCCGTTCGTTCCTCGGCGGGCCGAAGCTGCTGTTGCTCGACGAGCCCACGGCCGCGCTGGGCGTTCAGCAGACCACACAGGTGCTGGACCTCATCGACCGGCTGCGGGACCGCGGCGCCGGTGTGCTGCTGGTCAGCCACAACATGGGCGACGTTAAGGCGGTGGCCGACGAGGTGGCGGTGCTGCGGCTGGGTCGCAACAACGGCCTCTTCGACGTCACCACCGCGTCCCAGGAACAGATCATCTCCGCCATCACGGGAGCGAGCGGGGACGCCGTCACCCGCGACATCCGGCATCCCGGGGAGGCGGACTGGTGA
- a CDS encoding substrate-binding domain-containing protein, with the protein MPTRSRPPFRSPVRTRARRLLAAAAACLALAVPACGTAAQSDGSAMPPADGVTTVGLLLPDAVTGRWEGFDRPLIARQLKHICPECRMEYANARGNVGTQQQQVDTMITEGVDVLVLTPVDFRALSSSVKQAADAGIPVLSYDRLAEGPISGFVSFDGDEVGRLQGEALLAAMDEPPGEARVVMMNGDPTDPNTAAFEEGALAVLEGEVEIAKAYDTPQWSPLNANQNMSGAIAALGPGGIDGVYAANDALASGVIAALKAQNVEPLPPLTGQDAELSAIQDIVEGEQTMTVYKPFGPETLAAAEMALALAHGEPLGALAGATVDTGSAKDVPAVLLNPIPVTADNIEETVVKRGMYTIEEICTPKFVSACERAGLVG; encoded by the coding sequence GTGCCGACCCGTTCGCGCCCCCCGTTCCGCTCACCTGTCCGCACACGGGCCCGGCGCCTCCTCGCCGCTGCCGCCGCCTGCCTGGCGCTCGCCGTCCCCGCATGCGGCACGGCCGCCCAGTCCGACGGCTCCGCGATGCCCCCGGCCGACGGCGTCACCACCGTCGGGCTGCTGCTCCCGGACGCCGTCACCGGCCGCTGGGAGGGATTCGACCGGCCGCTGATCGCCCGGCAGCTGAAGCACATCTGCCCCGAGTGCCGGATGGAGTACGCCAACGCCCGCGGCAACGTGGGCACCCAGCAACAGCAGGTCGACACCATGATCACCGAGGGGGTGGACGTGCTGGTCCTCACCCCGGTCGACTTCCGCGCGCTCAGTTCCTCCGTCAAGCAGGCGGCCGACGCCGGCATCCCGGTGCTGTCCTACGACCGGCTGGCGGAAGGACCCATCTCCGGGTTCGTGTCCTTCGACGGGGACGAGGTCGGCCGGCTCCAGGGCGAGGCGCTCCTCGCGGCGATGGACGAGCCACCGGGCGAGGCGCGGGTCGTGATGATGAACGGCGACCCCACGGACCCGAACACGGCGGCGTTCGAGGAGGGCGCCCTCGCGGTGCTGGAGGGCGAGGTGGAGATCGCGAAGGCATACGACACCCCGCAGTGGAGCCCGCTGAACGCCAACCAGAACATGTCCGGCGCGATCGCCGCGCTGGGCCCAGGCGGCATCGACGGCGTGTACGCGGCGAACGACGCCCTGGCCTCCGGCGTCATCGCCGCCCTCAAGGCGCAGAACGTCGAACCGCTGCCGCCCCTGACGGGCCAGGACGCCGAGCTGTCGGCCATCCAGGACATCGTGGAGGGCGAGCAGACGATGACGGTCTACAAGCCCTTCGGGCCGGAGACCCTGGCGGCGGCGGAGATGGCCCTGGCGCTGGCCCACGGCGAGCCCTTGGGCGCACTGGCGGGGGCGACGGTCGACACCGGCTCCGCGAAGGACGTGCCCGCGGTGCTGCTCAACCCGATCCCGGTCACGGCCGACAACATCGAGGAGACGGTCGTGAAGCGCGGGATGTACACGATCGAGGAGATCTGTACGCCGAAGTTCGTGTCGGCTTGCGAGAGGGCCGGGCTCGTCGGCTAA